From the Pseudorca crassidens isolate mPseCra1 chromosome 18, mPseCra1.hap1, whole genome shotgun sequence genome, one window contains:
- the COMMD6 gene encoding COMM domain-containing protein 6 — protein MAVSSDSCRSLKYPYVAVMLKVADHSGQVKNKSFEMTIPQFQNFYRQFKEIAAVIETV, from the exons ATGGCTGTGAGCTCAGACAGCTGCAGATCACTTAAGTATCCTTACGTTGCAGTGATGCTCAAAGTGGCAGATCATTCAGGCCAAGTAAAGAACAAGTCCTTCGAAATGACAATTCCACAGTTTCAG AATTTCTACAGACAGTTCAAGGAAATTGCTGCAGTTATTGAAACTGTGTGA